Within Thermoprotei archaeon, the genomic segment ATATGTGATGAAATTCCAATCGCAGCAGCATAATTGGCTCCAAGTATGTAGGATGCGCCTAACGCTATAATCACTATTATTACTGGAAGCGCTGTGGATTCCATACCCACTGATAAACCCATGAGCAATGTTGTTGCAGGGCCAGTTTTAGCTGCATCTGCAATATCTTTTACAGGCTTGTGATCACCAGTGTAATACTCTGTAACTAGTTCGATTAATAAAGCGGCTGCTAATCCAGTTAGCGATGCAAAATATAAGTAGATTGCTGCGAGTCCTAACATTCCAGTTATTACAAAGTAGAAAAGTATTGCCACTAGAATTGTTGATACTACTAAACCATTTCTGAGTGACGAAACAGGCTTTATTAAAACTTCCTTTTCTTTCTCTACTACTATGTTACTGCCATCCACGAGTTTCGTACTAGGTTCCTTAGGTCTTACTGCTAAAGCTCCTATTATCGTTGCTATAAGTCCCACAGCTCTAGCTATTATAGGAAAGAAGATGAAATACATGTTATTTGTCAACATATAAAGTCCTGCTCCTATAATCATCGAACCAATATTTTCTGCGGAGATAGATTCAAATAAATCAGCTCCTCTCCCAGCGCAATCCCCTACGTTATCCCCTACGTTATCAGCTATCACTGCTGGATTTCTGGGATCGTCTTCAGGTATTCCTATCTCAACTTTACCAACTAGATCAGCACCTATATCTGCTGATTTCGTGTATATTCCACCACCTAGTTGCATGAACAACGCCGCTAAGCTTGCACCAAAACCGTATCCCATTATAAGCTCTGGAATTCTCTGTAAATTGCTCCACCCATTAAATGCCCAATAAAGGTAAAATAAACCTGTAACACCTATAAGGCTCATAGCAACAACCATTAATCCTAATACAAGTCCACCATAGAAAGCTAGTTGTAATGGTCTAGCTTGGCTTCCTCTTGCCGCTTCTGCAACTTTAACGTTCGAACGTGTGGCCGCTTCCATTGAAACATAACCAGCCACTATTGAAGAAACAGTACCTAAGAAGAAACTTAGTGATACGTATGGAATTTCACCATGTATATTACGGTCAATAACTAGATAGATTATCACTGTTATTAGTGATAATATTGCTAGTATTACTTTATACTGCCTCTTTAGATATGCTTTCGCACCCTCCCTTATAGCTCTATTTATTCTTATCATTTTTTCGGTCCCTGAACTTTGTTTTGATATGAACCATAGTAAATAGAGAGCAATTGATAGCGCTAGTATTATAGAGAGCGGTATTGTTAGTATATATATATCGATACTACTCATTAGTCTACACCTTACTTTGTCACTATTTTAGGTAAAATAAATATTTTGCTCCTTTACCAGAGATAATTTAGATTGTTATTCCTAATTTTAAATGAAAACTCTACTCTTCAGAGTTGAGAAAACCAGTCCTGTGGAACGCTAATGTTTTTATTCTTCTTTTTCTTATTTTTTATCGAGTTGTCGTGGGTATGTTAAGTCTTAAGCATGGTGAATATCTTGTAAGACTTGCTCGTCAGGCGGTAGAAAACTATTTCATCACTGGGAGTGAATTACCAATTCCTAGTGATGCTCCCTCAGAGCTCATGGAGAAACGCGGTGTTTTTACAACTATTTATAGGATT encodes:
- a CDS encoding sodium-translocating pyrophosphatase — translated: MSSIDIYILTIPLSIILALSIALYLLWFISKQSSGTEKMIRINRAIREGAKAYLKRQYKVILAILSLITVIIYLVIDRNIHGEIPYVSLSFFLGTVSSIVAGYVSMEAATRSNVKVAEAARGSQARPLQLAFYGGLVLGLMVVAMSLIGVTGLFYLYWAFNGWSNLQRIPELIMGYGFGASLAALFMQLGGGIYTKSADIGADLVGKVEIGIPEDDPRNPAVIADNVGDNVGDCAGRGADLFESISAENIGSMIIGAGLYMLTNNMYFIFFPIIARAVGLIATIIGALAVRPKEPSTKLVDGSNIVVEKEKEVLIKPVSSLRNGLVVSTILVAILFYFVITGMLGLAAIYLYFASLTGLAAALLIELVTEYYTGDHKPVKDIADAAKTGPATTLLMGLSVGMESTALPVIIVIIALGASYILGANYAAAIGISSHIGGVYGTVTATIGMLSLTGIILAIDGYGPIADNAGGIIEMSGIEEEVGKTAEVLDAAGNTTKALAKGFAMGSAVMASLLLFQAYVDVINLVSGKEYIINLIQPSVIMGLIIGGMIVFLFASLAIRAVGKTASDIIEEVRRQFREIPGLLEGKAEPQYGKCVDITTKSAQKNMVTPSLIILITPIVVGLLLGSESAGAFLIGVTITGTMLAFFMNTGGAAFDNAKKYLERIGLKKSEQHKSAVVGDTVGDPLKDTAGPSIHIVLKLVNNVAIVMGALFVLYALHLL